Proteins encoded together in one Ipomoea triloba cultivar NCNSP0323 chromosome 4, ASM357664v1 window:
- the LOC116015488 gene encoding stemmadenine O-acetyltransferase-like, with translation MALKVEVYQKEKVRPSSPTPQTLRNYKLSLLDILVATFYTTIVFFYDSLGGGHDYDELKDSLMKTLSILYPLAGRMKDGSTTIECNDEGADFVRANVTNCDLGEFLRHPKLEDISQLLPLDPNPNAIDPSQPMLAVQLNRFRCGGTAVAFCVWHGLADAGAMVGLFNTLAAINRGEGPINPGGLVVDASAIFRPGNLVRSPLMPFSLKNRGNYSKRFVFGKQDIERLRNDYYHPSEHRHRPSRVKALSAFIWAAVIRAILPANPNLKTHLLTNVVNLRKKLNPPLPSQCLGNISQAVAARWESEADGDGSVTPGFLVGRVAEAINKVTEDYVREMHVEVYVEDRERPV, from the exons ATGGCCCTGAAAGTTGAAGTCTATCAGAAAGAGAAAGTGAGGCCAAGTTCGCCAACTCCCCAGACCTTGAGAAACTACAAGCTTTCTCTCCTTGATATATTAGTCGCCACTTTTTATACCACCATTGTTTTCTTCTACGACTCCCTCGGCGGCGGCCACGATTATGATGAGCTCAAGGACTCGCTCATGAAGACACTGTCCATCTTGTACCCGCTCGCCGGAAGAATGAAAGATGGATCGACGACCATCGAATGCAACGACGAGGGTGCGGATTTTGTCCGAGCTAATGTTACAAATTGTGATTTGGGTGAGTTTCTCCGGCACCCCAAACTCGAAGATATAAGCCAGCTGCTCCCACTTGATCCCAACCCAAATGCTATTGACCCCTCTCAGCCTATGTTAGCTGTTCAGCTCAACAGGTTCCGGTGCGGCGGAACAGCGGTGGCGTTCTGCGTTTGGCACGGCCTGGCGGACGCCGGGGCGATGGTCGGATTATTTAACACTTTGGCGGCAATCAACCGCGGGGAAGGACCCATTAATCCCGGCGGTCTCGTCGTGGACGCCTCCGCAATTTTCAGGCCCGGGAACCTCGTCAGGTCCCCGCTAATGCCCTTTTCCCTCAAGAACCGGGGAAACTACTCGAAAAGATTTGTTTTTGGCAAGCAGGATATCGAGCGGCTCAGGAACGATTATTATCACCCATCGGAGCACCGCCACCGTCCGTCTAGGGTGAAGGCGTTGTCGGCGTTCATATGGGCTGCGGTGATACGAGCAATTCTACCGGCGAACCCAAACCTGAAGACGCATTTGCTGACAAATGTGGTGAATTTGCGAAAGAAGTTGAACCCGCCACTCCCTTCGCAGTGCCTAGGCAACATCAGCCAAGCGGTGGCCGCTCGGTGGGAATCGGAAGCCGACGGGGATGGAAGCGTTACTCCCGGATTTCTTGTAGGAAGAGTCGCGGAAGCCATCAACAAGGTCACCGAGGACTACGTGAGGGAAATGCATGTGGAAG TTTACGTGGAGGATAGAGAAAGGCCGGTTTAG